A stretch of the uncultured Desulfobacter sp. genome encodes the following:
- a CDS encoding ATP-binding protein — protein MGSQDFYAKKSYPAKMTPWILVIPGLLMLLFIDQYQVKHWQTEQKAELSATLKNCKIRLESCLAIRFDALEALSSLFILHPHTTAEEFALFASQLIKFHPPIRAIQYANSDTQVTYVYPQKGNQITIDKPMVLLKDPKRGPFTLRAIQNKKAVMQGPFELRQKGKGMVLRFPIFKDDTFIGLSIGVYDLDVLIEGAVKILDLGKADFSLLDQDGKTIWRSGKLAPGYLEEPITVADTFWRVRGNIPDRLAPPLLPRLLIWGFGAGFVVATIFFINNLQKNKKQLEQLVAERTNELYQAKEKYRLAMDATLDGIWDWNIKNGNVTYSQNWLKILGEEEVAPDYQSWESKIHPEDKPQVLSSLQDHLAGKTPQWKREHRLKTKTGEYKWVLGRGRVVDTSSDGEALRMVGTMTDISERKKLDDRFKQIQKMESIGNLAGGIAHDFNNLLCPIVGMSEMLLEDLPVDSPEHRDVQEIFSAGKRGADLVKQILAFSRQSEHKVIPVSIQTILKEVLKLSRATIPSNIQIVDEIAQDCGMVMADPTKIHQVGMNIITNAFHAVEVEGGTITVQLKEILVKKETDLPSLGLKRGRYAQLSVADTGHGMPRETMDKIFDPYFTTKKQGKGTGLGLSVAYGIIKEHNGDISVESELGKGTVFHIWLPVMEENIVPQNNGEEKVFLTGNESILLVDDEESVARLEAQVLTRLGYNVTFYVSSREALEAFDQHSTGFDLVITDMTMPDMTGDQLSRAILSIRPDMPVIICTGYSERINGERAEQIGVKGFLMKPVTKSDMAVMVRNVLDDSKRPDTG, from the coding sequence ATGGGTTCCCAAGACTTTTATGCCAAAAAAAGCTATCCGGCAAAGATGACGCCATGGATTTTAGTGATTCCGGGCCTGTTGATGTTATTGTTTATCGATCAGTATCAAGTTAAACACTGGCAAACGGAACAAAAGGCGGAGCTTTCTGCAACATTGAAAAATTGTAAAATCCGCCTGGAAAGTTGCCTGGCAATAAGGTTTGATGCGTTGGAGGCCTTGTCATCATTGTTTATTTTGCACCCCCATACCACAGCCGAAGAGTTCGCTCTTTTCGCGTCACAACTGATCAAATTTCATCCGCCTATCCGAGCCATTCAATACGCGAATTCAGACACCCAGGTGACTTATGTATATCCTCAAAAAGGCAATCAAATAACAATCGATAAGCCAATGGTCCTTTTGAAAGACCCAAAGCGCGGTCCTTTTACCCTCCGAGCAATTCAAAATAAAAAAGCGGTGATGCAGGGGCCCTTTGAATTACGCCAAAAAGGCAAAGGGATGGTTCTGCGCTTTCCAATATTTAAAGACGACACCTTTATCGGCTTATCTATTGGTGTCTATGACCTTGATGTTCTCATTGAAGGCGCCGTAAAAATTCTGGATCTTGGAAAAGCGGATTTCAGTCTCCTGGATCAAGATGGAAAAACCATATGGCGTTCCGGAAAGTTGGCGCCAGGGTACCTTGAAGAGCCTATTACCGTTGCCGATACGTTTTGGCGTGTGCGTGGGAATATACCGGACAGGCTTGCCCCGCCGCTTTTACCTCGATTATTGATTTGGGGCTTTGGCGCAGGATTTGTGGTGGCCACCATTTTTTTTATTAATAATTTGCAAAAAAACAAAAAACAACTTGAACAACTTGTCGCTGAACGAACAAACGAATTGTATCAAGCTAAAGAAAAGTATCGATTGGCCATGGATGCTACCTTGGACGGTATTTGGGACTGGAACATAAAAAACGGCAACGTCACCTATAGTCAGAACTGGCTGAAAATTCTCGGGGAAGAAGAAGTTGCACCCGACTATCAATCCTGGGAATCTAAAATTCATCCCGAAGACAAACCCCAGGTTTTATCTTCCCTTCAGGATCATTTGGCAGGCAAAACACCCCAATGGAAGAGGGAACATAGACTGAAAACAAAAACAGGGGAATACAAATGGGTTCTGGGCAGAGGCAGGGTGGTTGACACCTCATCCGATGGAGAGGCGTTAAGGATGGTTGGAACCATGACCGACATATCTGAACGAAAAAAACTGGACGACAGATTCAAACAGATCCAAAAAATGGAGTCCATCGGCAATCTTGCCGGAGGAATTGCCCACGACTTTAACAACCTTTTGTGTCCCATAGTGGGAATGTCTGAAATGTTGCTGGAAGATCTTCCGGTTGACAGCCCTGAGCATAGAGATGTTCAGGAAATTTTCAGCGCCGGAAAACGCGGGGCGGATCTTGTCAAACAAATTCTGGCTTTCAGTCGCCAAAGTGAACATAAAGTAATTCCCGTCAGTATACAAACGATTCTAAAGGAGGTGTTAAAACTAAGCCGTGCAACCATCCCATCCAATATTCAAATCGTTGATGAAATTGCGCAAGACTGCGGCATGGTGATGGCCGATCCCACAAAAATACACCAGGTCGGCATGAATATCATTACAAACGCATTCCATGCCGTAGAGGTGGAAGGCGGCACCATCACAGTTCAACTCAAAGAAATCTTGGTAAAAAAGGAAACCGATCTACCCTCATTGGGCCTAAAGAGAGGCAGATACGCTCAACTGAGTGTTGCCGACACCGGACACGGTATGCCCAGGGAAACGATGGACAAAATCTTTGACCCCTATTTTACCACTAAAAAACAGGGAAAAGGTACCGGACTCGGTCTGTCCGTAGCTTACGGCATTATAAAAGAACACAACGGAGATATTTCGGTTGAAAGTGAGTTAGGCAAAGGCACCGTCTTTCACATATGGCTGCCCGTCATGGAAGAAAACATTGTCCCCCAAAATAACGGGGAAGAAAAAGTGTTTCTCACCGGCAATGAAAGCATCCTTCTAGTAGATGATGAAGAATCCGTTGCCAGGCTTGAAGCTCAGGTGCTGACCCGATTGGGGTACAATGTCACATTTTATGTCAGCAGCCGTGAAGCGTTGGAAGCGTTTGACCAACACAGCACAGGGTTTGACCTGGTCATTACGGATATGACCATGCCGGACATGACGGGCGACCAGCTATCCCGGGCAATCCTGTCGATCCGGCCGGATATGCCTGTTATCATCTGTACAGGATACAGCGAGCGCATCAATGGAGAGCGGGCTGAGCAAATTGGTGTAAAGGGTTTTTTAATGAAGCCTGTTACGAAATCTGATATGGCCGTTATGGTTCGAAACGTATTGGACGATTCCAAAAGACCTGATACCGGATAA
- a CDS encoding DUF2339 domain-containing protein, with translation MYFLLLFLIVVIFGVQLSNIKKSNIELEKKLGELKNQFDRLYDTVQTLKAIKTEKGSAFRDSFTSEDSVVERILETKDTIDSPEASAISQSLQVPDYDFSPVQGKTTTDPISPKAQQIKPPVKPDKKSVPYIPPAALNATASKGPVSKSPDVSLRQKISRLNINWELFTGARLFAWVGGVAAFICIGLLLKHSIEKNWLPPAARLAFGAILGTGLILASEKFKEARLKIFRHSVTATGIGVLYIVIFTATLYYDYLPAMAGFAMLALVSAAAFVLAVYQQGLTVSVLGAIGAYVTPLMINTGSGNLVGLFIYLAVVNTALYLVSEKLNSAGLLLTGAAGTLVTLGLAVLTLLTQKSGFTIAGVWAANLILFTVFLWRQGLNPMEKKSVLWSGGVLYLSSVAMALLLILEKPGWHPLMLLTIAMICAIMLGIKNKGWTQAFIPFSSIAFIAAVVWVVTRFDATGFSFSYVLILVYGAAGCLGPVFLVMKFGKSNLMLQWFKVFPVSLSLMCLAGLVLNPMCAFYFWPMMLGIQILGLFVSLIFQAVIQVFLLLAIFVAGGIFWMLNIPADAMGAGFFIFILGAGSVLSAGILVVAIQLPRILAAIKMTSGKEKSDTLIPEKWLSAAPVAGVFILIGFSFFVNHPHFPHMGMATLACFLTLAVFFASRAQFQPVAIIALAGAAAAQATWILNTSHPQAVMLSGVYWSGALFAAALVIPWLFFKHIEHWKYLWNMWAVYEVLQAVFFFYSVKHAVHSPLADWCPMLMIAAKLWPVARLLQHLAEKPHRNSILAFHGGALLFYVSVLPVLVLSQGWIGLALVLEATALLWLNTRIIHPGLPKTAVIMAPAGLLWLLISLPQLKGLESLPVLNPAVFALALAVTALGLGVRFAKFCDQKVLRLDAPDFFRWLSLGSGFYLMNLIIADIFSGPNRKFRIMPGSDFIQAAVYALSWAGAGALLWRMARFPIIMRLTGLGVLAAGTCGMLVLPFFLGNSVAQMAPFFNVGLLAFVLLSAILYFSSSVHTGIAFDDLAKKLITAGFITALFMAFHLASGTVFQAGHRFSLFFALTLNQEIVSILGFAGFGLGLLLWKKGLNRSFRMAGLVLIIIALARSLVFPFRFSHQFTAMMPLVNFPTLMYALLLVLPVFVMYKNPKQKWPVDQISARQFMGVALAVAAFAVMNIEIAACFEQPGHTFSLLASGNYMKLLAYSIGWMVFAIAMLVTGIRFSLPVCRWVATGLICITVVKVFIADTAKLDMGYKIASFSILSLGLFFVAYLYQKFISDDPKKRKQTTAYDENSQV, from the coding sequence TGTCAAATATTAAAAAGTCGAATATAGAGCTTGAAAAAAAGTTAGGAGAGCTCAAGAATCAATTTGATCGACTGTATGATACGGTTCAAACTTTAAAAGCTATAAAAACTGAAAAAGGCTCCGCTTTCAGGGATAGCTTTACATCCGAGGACTCGGTCGTTGAGCGTATTTTGGAAACCAAGGATACCATCGATTCTCCCGAGGCATCAGCCATTTCTCAGTCTTTACAGGTGCCTGATTATGATTTTAGCCCTGTGCAAGGGAAGACGACAACAGATCCGATTTCACCGAAAGCGCAACAAATCAAACCGCCGGTAAAACCGGATAAAAAATCCGTACCCTATATTCCCCCTGCTGCGTTAAACGCCACTGCAAGCAAAGGTCCGGTTTCCAAATCGCCTGATGTTTCCCTTCGCCAAAAAATTAGCCGGCTCAACATCAACTGGGAGCTTTTTACAGGGGCCAGGCTTTTTGCATGGGTGGGCGGTGTGGCCGCCTTTATCTGCATTGGCTTGCTGTTAAAACATTCCATTGAAAAAAACTGGCTTCCGCCGGCAGCACGGTTGGCGTTTGGCGCAATTCTTGGAACCGGATTAATTCTGGCGTCTGAAAAATTTAAAGAAGCGCGTCTGAAAATTTTCCGGCATTCTGTGACGGCCACGGGTATTGGCGTGCTTTACATTGTGATATTTACGGCCACCCTTTATTACGATTACCTGCCGGCCATGGCAGGATTTGCCATGCTTGCCCTGGTCTCTGCGGCCGCATTTGTACTGGCGGTGTATCAACAAGGACTGACGGTTTCGGTTCTGGGCGCCATCGGGGCCTATGTCACGCCCCTGATGATCAATACCGGGTCAGGAAACCTGGTCGGTTTGTTTATCTATCTGGCCGTGGTCAATACGGCATTATATCTGGTATCTGAAAAATTAAATTCCGCAGGTCTGTTATTGACAGGTGCCGCCGGCACGCTGGTAACGCTGGGCCTGGCGGTTCTTACTTTGTTAACCCAGAAAAGCGGATTTACCATTGCAGGGGTCTGGGCTGCCAATCTTATACTGTTTACCGTTTTTCTCTGGCGCCAGGGCTTGAATCCCATGGAGAAAAAATCCGTACTCTGGAGCGGGGGCGTTTTGTACCTGTCATCGGTTGCCATGGCCCTGCTTTTGATCCTGGAAAAACCGGGATGGCATCCGTTAATGCTGCTGACCATTGCCATGATCTGCGCCATCATGCTCGGCATCAAAAACAAAGGCTGGACCCAGGCTTTCATCCCTTTTTCCTCAATTGCTTTTATTGCCGCAGTGGTATGGGTAGTCACTCGGTTTGATGCCACCGGTTTTTCCTTCAGTTATGTGCTGATCCTGGTGTATGGGGCTGCCGGATGTTTGGGCCCTGTGTTCCTCGTCATGAAGTTTGGAAAATCCAATCTGATGCTTCAATGGTTTAAAGTATTCCCGGTGAGCCTGTCCCTGATGTGCCTTGCCGGGCTTGTTTTGAATCCCATGTGTGCGTTTTATTTCTGGCCCATGATGCTGGGAATCCAGATCCTTGGACTTTTTGTCAGCCTGATTTTCCAAGCCGTTATCCAGGTATTTTTGCTGTTGGCCATATTTGTTGCCGGCGGCATTTTCTGGATGCTCAATATTCCGGCAGATGCCATGGGGGCGGGATTTTTTATCTTTATCCTGGGAGCCGGATCGGTCCTGAGTGCAGGCATCCTTGTGGTGGCGATACAGCTTCCCCGGATCCTTGCGGCCATCAAAATGACATCCGGAAAGGAAAAATCCGACACCCTGATACCTGAAAAATGGCTTAGCGCCGCACCCGTGGCAGGGGTATTTATCCTGATCGGATTTTCCTTTTTTGTAAACCATCCCCATTTCCCGCACATGGGAATGGCCACCCTGGCCTGCTTTCTGACGCTGGCTGTTTTCTTTGCCAGCCGGGCCCAATTCCAGCCTGTTGCAATCATTGCCCTGGCAGGCGCTGCGGCTGCCCAGGCCACCTGGATATTGAATACAAGCCATCCTCAAGCTGTAATGCTGTCAGGGGTATACTGGTCCGGGGCTCTATTTGCTGCGGCACTGGTGATCCCGTGGCTGTTTTTTAAACACATTGAACACTGGAAATATCTGTGGAACATGTGGGCCGTGTATGAGGTGCTCCAGGCAGTGTTTTTCTTTTATTCAGTCAAACATGCCGTTCACAGCCCTCTGGCAGACTGGTGCCCCATGTTGATGATTGCAGCCAAACTGTGGCCTGTGGCAAGGCTGCTACAGCACCTGGCTGAAAAGCCCCATAGAAATTCAATCCTGGCATTCCACGGCGGCGCATTATTGTTTTATGTGTCTGTACTTCCGGTGCTGGTGTTAAGCCAAGGCTGGATCGGACTCGCCCTGGTGCTGGAAGCCACGGCATTACTGTGGCTCAATACCCGGATCATTCACCCGGGCCTGCCGAAAACGGCTGTAATCATGGCGCCGGCAGGACTTTTATGGCTGCTGATTTCATTACCCCAATTAAAAGGTCTGGAAAGCCTGCCGGTTTTGAATCCCGCCGTTTTTGCCCTGGCACTGGCGGTGACAGCCCTTGGGCTAGGCGTGCGGTTTGCAAAATTTTGCGACCAAAAAGTACTGCGGCTGGACGCGCCTGATTTTTTCCGCTGGCTGTCATTAGGTTCAGGCTTTTACCTGATGAACCTGATCATTGCAGATATTTTTTCAGGACCGAACCGGAAATTCAGGATTATGCCCGGATCTGATTTTATCCAGGCTGCGGTGTATGCCCTGTCATGGGCGGGGGCCGGTGCCCTGCTGTGGCGAATGGCCCGATTCCCCATTATCATGCGTCTGACCGGATTAGGGGTATTGGCGGCAGGGACCTGTGGGATGCTTGTCCTGCCATTTTTTCTGGGCAACAGTGTGGCCCAGATGGCGCCGTTTTTCAACGTCGGCCTTTTGGCCTTTGTGCTGCTTTCAGCAATCCTTTATTTTTCCAGTTCAGTTCACACCGGTATTGCGTTTGATGATTTGGCCAAAAAACTGATCACAGCCGGTTTTATAACCGCCCTGTTCATGGCCTTTCATCTGGCTTCGGGAACCGTTTTCCAGGCCGGGCATCGCTTTTCTCTTTTTTTTGCACTTACCCTGAACCAGGAAATTGTATCCATCCTCGGGTTTGCAGGTTTCGGACTTGGTCTACTTTTATGGAAAAAGGGCCTGAACAGATCTTTTCGCATGGCAGGGCTTGTGCTGATCATCATCGCCCTTGCCAGATCCCTGGTGTTCCCTTTCCGGTTCAGCCATCAGTTTACCGCAATGATGCCCCTGGTGAATTTCCCCACACTGATGTACGCACTTTTATTGGTTCTGCCGGTATTTGTGATGTATAAAAACCCCAAACAAAAATGGCCGGTCGACCAGATATCGGCCCGGCAATTTATGGGGGTTGCCCTGGCCGTTGCCGCCTTTGCCGTGATGAATATTGAAATTGCGGCTTGCTTTGAACAACCGGGGCACACCTTTTCTTTGCTTGCCTCGGGAAACTATATGAAATTGCTGGCATACAGCATTGGCTGGATGGTCTTTGCCATTGCAATGCTTGTGACAGGCATTCGCTTTTCCCTGCCGGTGTGCCGGTGGGTGGCCACAGGCCTGATATGCATCACCGTGGTCAAGGTATTTATTGCAGATACGGCAAAACTGGACATGGGGTATAAGATTGCCTCGTTCAGCATCCTCTCCCTTGGACTCTTTTTTGTTGCCTATCTGTACCAAAAATTTATTTCAGATGACCCCAAAAAACGAAAGCAGACAACCGCCTATGATGAAAACAGCCAAGTTTAA